Proteins encoded together in one Corvus hawaiiensis isolate bCorHaw1 chromosome 15, bCorHaw1.pri.cur, whole genome shotgun sequence window:
- the SAP30L gene encoding histone deacetylase complex subunit SAP30L: MNGFSTEEDSRDGPPAAPFYGQSCCLIDDGDRCVRPAGNASFSKRIQKSISQKKLKLDIDKSVRHLYICDFHKNFIQSVRNKRKRKTSDDGGDSPEHDTDVPEVDLFQLQVNTLRRYKRHYKLQTRPGLNKAQLAETVSRHFRNIPVNEKETLAYFIYMVKNNKSRLDQKSEGSKQLD; the protein is encoded by the exons ATGAATGGGTTCAGCACCGAGGAGGACAGCCGGGATgggccgcccgccgcccccttTTAcggccagagctgctgcctcatcGACGACGGGGACCGCTGCGTGCGCCCCGCCGGCAACGCGTCCTTCAGCAAGAGGATCCAGAAGAGCATCTCGCAGAAGAAGCTGAAGCTGGACATCGACAAAAGT GTGAGACATCTGTATATTTGTGATTTTCACAAGAACTTCATTCAAAGTGTTCGGaacaaaaggaagaggaagacgAGCGATGATGGAGGTGACTCTCCCGAGCACGACACAGATGTTCCGGAG GTTGACTTGTTCCagctccaggtgaacaccctgCGACGTTACAAGAGACATTATAAGTTGCAGACTAGGCCTGGACTCAACAAGGCTCAGCTTGCAGAA ACTGTCAGTCGTCATTTCAGGAATATTCCAGTGAATGAGAAGGAGACACTTGCATATTTCATCTACATGGTGAAGAACAACAAGAGCAGGCTGGACCAGAAGTCAGAAGGCAGCAAGCAACTAGATTGA
- the HAND1 gene encoding heart- and neural crest derivatives-expressed protein 1 isoform X1: MNLVGGYQHHHHHHHHHHMLHDPFLFGPAARCHQERAYFPGWVLNPAEGTPELAGQSPNYGPAEYGPAGPGRLEALSGRLGRRKGVGGPKKERRRTESINSAFAELRECIPNVPADTKLSKIKTLRLATSYIAYLMEVLAKDSQPGDTEGFKAELKKTDGRENKRKRETQPEVYSQPLGHGEKKLKGRTGWPQQVWALELNP; the protein is encoded by the exons atgaacctggtggggggctACCagcatcaccaccaccaccaccatcaccaccacatGCTGCACGACCCTTTCCTCTTCGGGCCGGCGGCTCGGTGCCACCAGGAGCGCGCCTACTTCCCCGGCTGGGTGCTCAACCCGGCCGAGGGGACCCCCGAGCTCGCCGGGCAGAGCCCTAACTACGGCCCCGCCGAGTACGGCCCGGCCGGCCCGGGGCGGCTGGAGGCTCTCAGCGGCCGCCTGGGACGGCGAAAAGGTGTCGGGGGACCCAAGAAGGAGCGGCGGAGGACGGAGAGCATCAACAGCGCCTTCGCCGAGCTCCGCGAGTGCATCCCCAACGTGCCCGCCGACACCAAGCTCTCCAAGATCAAGACCCTGCGCCTGGCCACCAGCTACATCGCCTACCTGATGGAGGTGCTGGCCAAGGACAGCCAGCCCGGGGACACCGAGGGCTTCAAAGCAGAACTCAAGAAGACGGACGGCAGGGagaacaagaggaaaagggagacg CAGCCCGAGGTCTATTCGCAGCCTCTGGGTCACGGCGAGAAGAAGCTGAAGGGCCGGACTGGTTGGCCCCAGCAGGTCTGGGCTCTGGAACTGAATCCCTGA
- the HAND1 gene encoding heart- and neural crest derivatives-expressed protein 1 isoform X2 — MNLVGGYQHHHHHHHHHHMLHDPFLFGPAARCHQERAYFPGWVLNPAEGTPELAGQSPNYGPAEYGPAGPGRLEALSGRLGRRKGVGGPKKERRRTESINSAFAELRECIPNVPADTKLSKIKTLRLATSYIAYLMEVLAKDSQPGDTEGFKAELKKTDGRENKRKRETPEVYSQPLGHGEKKLKGRTGWPQQVWALELNP, encoded by the exons atgaacctggtggggggctACCagcatcaccaccaccaccaccatcaccaccacatGCTGCACGACCCTTTCCTCTTCGGGCCGGCGGCTCGGTGCCACCAGGAGCGCGCCTACTTCCCCGGCTGGGTGCTCAACCCGGCCGAGGGGACCCCCGAGCTCGCCGGGCAGAGCCCTAACTACGGCCCCGCCGAGTACGGCCCGGCCGGCCCGGGGCGGCTGGAGGCTCTCAGCGGCCGCCTGGGACGGCGAAAAGGTGTCGGGGGACCCAAGAAGGAGCGGCGGAGGACGGAGAGCATCAACAGCGCCTTCGCCGAGCTCCGCGAGTGCATCCCCAACGTGCCCGCCGACACCAAGCTCTCCAAGATCAAGACCCTGCGCCTGGCCACCAGCTACATCGCCTACCTGATGGAGGTGCTGGCCAAGGACAGCCAGCCCGGGGACACCGAGGGCTTCAAAGCAGAACTCAAGAAGACGGACGGCAGGGagaacaagaggaaaagggagacg CCCGAGGTCTATTCGCAGCCTCTGGGTCACGGCGAGAAGAAGCTGAAGGGCCGGACTGGTTGGCCCCAGCAGGTCTGGGCTCTGGAACTGAATCCCTGA